A part of Penaeus vannamei isolate JL-2024 chromosome 1, ASM4276789v1, whole genome shotgun sequence genomic DNA contains:
- the LOC113803126 gene encoding serine protease filzig, with amino-acid sequence MLKYFKGMSRQAVVLAAAALLLAAPPAAASWRWEDQATQPPASASSVVTSSSTITTSSSTSTSVSTPDEVQTAAEAKSIPQLAVNETEPRFIGSLKKKLCSVGLGLNCDKDYKPASHHYGKPADIHEVQYVQPVEIRPVGKPIPALPAYHGGGGGGHGGGGGGYGGGHGGGGHGGGHGGGHGGGHGGGHGGGHGGGHGGGHGGGHGGGHGGGHGGGHGGGGYASASTSHYGSSSGYPAAKAPSHYGAPKPPSTSYGAPPAPSTSYGAPKAPSISYGAPKAPSTSYGAPQAPVASYGAPPAPSTSYGAPPAPSTSYGAPPAPATSYVAPKAPSPSYSAPPAPSYSAPSAVGGSLDSGNAGQTIKHVHIHQHVYKLDGGNGGGLGGFVGASGGGGGGGGGYGNNLIPGSGAGGGIGGGYGNNPIPGSGVGGGIGGGYGNNPVFGSGAGGGIGGYDSNVLSGSDNSFSSTPFRRDTVNNILVDQKEINKNGGFTPSSLPTALGSVAGAPAVEYNVGADGVVEQFSLAESVRDVRPRDLGCTCVPREQCPVDQVISSPFAREDLTNIQDPRNSPSAGRVYSNASNVARHKRDVPNIEDQLAVATQEQATQETRELFPDEIIALPDNSQLNPLNIDLSQLRLPPNSAFETLAADLAVQQQGAAPFISFTSASAVRAPTPVPIDVSPDRASSTFVGSQSAGVIQDVTSQYRQELISNRDFASPECGLFEVCCNPEVFQGAFSSTFNSFANPGTCGFRLTDGINGRIRQPLQKEGDAEFGEYPWQAAILKKEGIDNVYVCGGTLIDDRHVLTAAHCVKGYDAIELRVRVGEWDVNSDTEFYTHVESDVNGVFVNPDFYSGNLINDIAVVRMTVPVDFVKNPHVSPVCLPARSQDFTGRRCWITGWGKDGFGEEGQYQSILKETDLLVIPPGECQARLRQTRLGPSYRLHPGMLCAGGELGKDACKGDGGGPLACEDASGRFQLAGIVSWGIGCGQAGIPGVYVNVAYYIDWIAQITRF; translated from the exons GCATGTCGCGCCAGGCGGTGGTCCTGGCCGCGGCGGCGCTGCTGCTCGCCGCGCCGCCCGCTGCTGCCTCGTGGCGCTGGGAAGACCAGGCGACGCAGCCCCCCGCGTCGGCCTCCTCCGTCGTCACGTCCAGCTCAACCATCACTACCTCTTCCTCAACTTCGACTTCTGTTTCCACGCCT GATGAAGTCCAGACGGCAGCCGAGGCGAAGTCCATCCCGCAGCTCGCCGTGAACGAAACTGAACCGCGATTCATTGGAAGTCTCAAGAAGAAACTGTGCAGTGTCGGCCTCGGGTTGAAC TGTGATAAGGATTACAAACCAGCCTCGCATCACTACGGGAAACCAGCTGATATCCACGAAGTACAGTACGTCCAACCTGTGGAAATCCGCCCCGTTGGGAAGCCCATCCCTGCTCTGCCTGCTTATcacggaggcggtggaggaggccaTGGCGGGGGAGGTGGCGGCTACGGTGGAGGCCACGGAGGAGGAGGCCATGGTGGCGGTCATGGAGGAGGCCATGGTGGCGGTCATGGAGGAGGCCATGGTGGCGGTCATGGAGGAGGCCATGGTGGCGGTCATGGAGGAGGCCATGGTGGCGGTCATGGTGGAGGCCATGGTGGCGGTCATGGTGGAGGTGGATATGCCTCAGCTTCTACTTCACACTATGGCAGTTCCTCCGGGTATCCAGCGGCAAAAGCTCCTTCCCACTATGGTGCTCCTAAGCCCCCCTCGACTTCATATGGTGCCCCTCCCGCACCATCGACTTCATATGGAGCACCTAAAGCTCCGTCAATCTCATACGGAGCACCTAAGGCCCCTTCAACGTCCTATGGTGCCCCCCAGGCTCCTGTTGCATCATATGGTGCTCCTCCGGCCCCTTCGACATCGTACGGCGCTCCCCCAGCCCCTTCGACGTCCTACGGAGCCCCTCCAGCCCCAGCGACATCCTATGTAGCTCCCAAGGCCCCCTCTCCATCATACAGCGCCCCCCCTGCTCCATCGTACTCAGCTCCGTCGGCCGTCGGTGGAAGTCTGGATTCAGGAAATGCCGGGCAGACCATCAAACACGTCCACATCCATCAACATGTATACAAGCTAGATGGAGGTAATGGAGGCGGTTTGGGTGGCTTTGTAGGagctagtggaggaggaggaggaggaggaggaggatatggaaacAACCTCATACCTGGATCAGGCGccgggggaggaataggaggaggatatggaaacAATCCCATACCTGGATCAGGTGTCggcggaggaataggaggaggatatGGCAACAACCCTGTATTTGGATCAGGCGccgggggaggaataggaggatatGATAGCAATGTCCTGTCTGGATCAGATAACTCCTTCTCGTCTACGCCTTTTAGAAGAGACACTGTAAATAACATCCTTGTTGatcaaaaggaaattaataagAACGGCGGGTTTACACCTAGCTCACTTCCTACGGCACTAGGCAGTGTAGCTGGAGCTCCAGCCGTGGAATACAACGTCGGAGCGGACGGCGTTGTCGAGCAGTTTAGCCTGGCTGAGTCTGTCCGGGATGTGAGGCCGCGGGATCTCGGCTGCACCTGCGTTCCCAGAGAGCAGTGTCCTGTGGATCAGGTAATTTCTTCGCCTTTTGCCCGGGAGGATCTCACTAACATTCAGGATCCCAGGAACTCCCCATCCGCAGGCAGGGTTTACTCCAATGCGTCTAATGTCGCTCGACACAAGAGAGACGTCCCGAATATTGAAGATCAGCTTGCCGTGGCAACGCAGGAACAGGCGACACAAGAGACTAGAGAATTATTCCCAGACGAGATCATCGCCCTTCCTGACAACTCCCAACTCAACCCTCTCAACATCGACCTCTCCCAACTCCGTCTCCCTCCCAACTCTGCCTTCGAAACCCTGGCCGCCGATTTGGCCGTCCAGCAGCAAGGTGCTGCCCCTTTCATCTCATTTACGTCTGCTTCGGCTGTGCGTGCCCCCACGCCCGTCCCGATCGACGTCTCTCCCGATCGGGCGAGTAGCACCTTCGTCGGCAGCCAGAGTGCAGGGGTCATACAGGACGTCACCAGTCAGTACCGCCAGGAGTTAATCTCAAAC CGGGATTTCGCCTCACCCGAGTGCGGTCTGTTCGAGGTGTGCTGCAACCCCGAGGTATTCCAGGgggccttctcctccaccttcaacTCCTTCGCCAACCCGGGGACCTGCGGCTTCAGGCTCACAGATGGCATCAACGGCCGGATTCGGCAGCCGctgcagaaggagggagacgccGAGTTCG GCGAGTACCCCTGGCAAGCCGCAATTCTGAAGAAGGAAGGGATTgacaacgtgtatgtgtgtggagggacTCTTATAGACGACCGTCACGTGCTAACAGCTGCTCACTGTGTTAAAGG ATACGATGCCATTGAACTCAGGGTGAGAGTCGGCGAGTGGGACGTGAACAGCGACACCGAATTCTACACCCACGTCGAGAGTGACGTCAACGGTGTGTTTGTCAATCCTGACTTCTATTCGGGGAACCTCATCAATGACATCGCCGTCGTCAGGATGACCGTCCCTGTTGACTTCGTTAAGAA CCCCCACGTCTCGCCGGTGTGCCTCCCCGCCCGGAGCCAAGACTTCACAGGGCGCCGTTGCTGGATCACAGGCTGGGGCAAGGACGGCTTCGGCGAGGAGGGGCAGTATCAGAGTATCCTCAAG GAAACGGACCTGCTGGTGATACCGCCTGGAGAGTGCCAAGCGAGGCTGCGTCAGACGAGGCTCGGGCCGTCGTACAGACTCCACCCCGGCATGCTGTGCGCTGGAGGCGAGCTGGGCAAAGACGCGTGCAAG ggTGACGGCGGAGGCCCCCTGGCGTGCGAAGACGCGTCAGGCAGGTTCCAGTTAGCCGGCATCGTCTCCTGGGGAATCGGGTGCGGCCAAGCGGGGATCCCTGGCGTCTACGTCAACGTGGCTTACTACATAGACTGGATAGCACAGATTACGCGGTTCTAA